In a single window of the Thermus amyloliquefaciens genome:
- a CDS encoding M23 family metallopeptidase: MKRQARRPVRYTLLLARSGGGSRAVSLPGWAVALLLVLLTLWTGANLYLWQRSRETRALETRLQALSQEARRLSLALEAERAKNGALTEEAKRTQKELEALRKAIEELRRRAGLSPLNALPVRYQEGGKGGGAAEDLALWGEVRAEVLDLRNQLREVVPALERTLEVERSLPRGLPLRGHEGVTSFFGVRKNPFGPGYEFHDGLDFAAPYGAPVYATGSGVVARVGWMGAYGLAVLLDHAEGYQSLYGHLSRLVVRPGQRVEKGQVLGYVGSTGRSTGPHLHFSVYRHGTPVDPRPYLDPLWASR; encoded by the coding sequence ATGAAGCGGCAGGCGAGGAGGCCCGTGCGCTATACCCTTCTTCTGGCCCGAAGCGGCGGGGGAAGCCGGGCGGTGTCCCTGCCGGGGTGGGCGGTGGCCCTCCTCCTGGTCCTCCTAACCCTCTGGACCGGGGCCAACCTCTACCTCTGGCAGAGGAGCCGGGAAACCCGGGCCCTGGAAACCCGCCTCCAGGCCCTATCCCAGGAGGCCCGAAGGCTTTCCCTGGCCCTGGAGGCCGAGAGGGCCAAAAACGGCGCCCTCACCGAGGAGGCCAAGCGTACCCAGAAGGAGCTGGAGGCCCTCAGGAAGGCCATAGAGGAGCTCCGCCGCCGGGCGGGGCTTTCCCCCCTGAACGCCCTTCCCGTGCGCTACCAGGAGGGGGGAAAGGGGGGTGGGGCCGCGGAGGACTTGGCCCTCTGGGGGGAGGTGCGGGCCGAAGTCTTGGACCTGAGGAACCAGCTTAGGGAGGTGGTCCCGGCCCTGGAAAGGACCCTGGAGGTGGAACGAAGCCTTCCCCGGGGCCTGCCCCTGCGGGGGCATGAGGGGGTCACCTCCTTTTTCGGCGTGCGCAAAAACCCCTTTGGCCCGGGGTACGAGTTCCACGATGGGCTGGACTTCGCCGCTCCCTACGGGGCCCCCGTCTACGCCACGGGAAGCGGGGTGGTGGCCCGAGTCGGCTGGATGGGGGCCTATGGCCTGGCCGTCCTCCTGGACCACGCGGAAGGGTACCAGAGCCTCTACGGCCACCTCTCCCGCCTGGTGGTGCGCCCCGGGCAGAGGGTGGAGAAGGGGCAGGTCCTGGGGTACGTGGGCTCCACGGGCCGCTCCACGGGGCCGCACCTGCACTTTAGCGTCTACCGCCATGGCACCCCGGTGGACCCCAGGCCCTACCTGGACCCCCTTTGGGCCTCCCGTTAA
- a CDS encoding bactofilin family protein, which yields MLGRKQAGTLTYLGPDTEVLGDLKAKGQVRIDGLVKGSVYVEGELEVGRTGRVEGGRVEAGSAQIHGEVKADLVAAKVSLSKTARFTGTVRAQALDVEAGAVFIGQSLAGETRALEAPKEA from the coding sequence ATGCTGGGGAGGAAACAGGCGGGGACCCTCACCTACCTGGGGCCCGACACCGAGGTCCTGGGGGACCTGAAGGCCAAGGGCCAGGTGCGCATCGACGGCCTGGTCAAGGGCTCGGTCTATGTGGAAGGGGAGCTGGAGGTGGGCCGCACCGGCCGGGTGGAAGGGGGGCGGGTGGAGGCAGGGAGCGCCCAGATCCACGGGGAGGTGAAGGCGGACCTGGTGGCGGCCAAGGTCAGCCTCTCCAAGACGGCCCGCTTCACCGGCACGGTGCGGGCCCAGGCCCTGGATGTGGAGGCGGGGGCGGTCTTCATCGGCCAGAGCCTGGCGGGGGAGACCAGGGCCCTCGAGGCCCCCAAGGAGGCGTAG
- a CDS encoding acetyl-CoA carboxylase carboxyltransferase subunit alpha, translating into MPLEFEKPILELEKRIAELKETARTTGVDLEAEIRLLEERLARLKREVYGNLTAWQRVQLARAPGRPTTLDVLEKAFQDFLELHGDRAFADDPALVGGLAYLEGQKVVVVGHQKGRDTKENLMRNFGMPHPEGYRKAMRLMDLADRFGYPLISFIDTPGAYPGVSAEERGQAWVIAQSLQRMSRLRVPAIALILGEGGSGGALAIGVANRVLIMENAWYSVISPESCAAILWRDAKEAPKAAEALKLTAQDLLAQKVVDAIVPEPEGGAHKDPLGAIQNIKEALLRTLEELKGLSPEELYQDRYRRFRALGAYAES; encoded by the coding sequence ATGCCGCTGGAGTTTGAGAAGCCCATCCTGGAGCTGGAAAAGCGCATCGCCGAGCTCAAGGAGACGGCCCGCACCACGGGGGTGGACCTCGAGGCGGAGATCCGCCTCCTGGAGGAACGCCTGGCCCGGCTCAAGCGGGAGGTCTACGGCAACCTCACCGCCTGGCAGCGGGTGCAGCTGGCCCGGGCCCCGGGCCGGCCCACCACCTTGGACGTCCTGGAGAAGGCCTTCCAGGACTTCCTGGAGCTCCACGGGGACCGGGCCTTCGCCGACGACCCCGCCCTCGTGGGGGGGCTTGCCTATCTGGAGGGGCAGAAGGTGGTGGTGGTGGGCCACCAGAAGGGGCGGGACACCAAGGAGAACCTCATGCGCAACTTCGGCATGCCCCACCCCGAGGGGTACCGCAAGGCCATGCGCCTCATGGACCTGGCGGACCGGTTCGGCTACCCTTTGATCTCCTTCATCGACACCCCCGGGGCCTACCCCGGGGTTTCCGCGGAGGAGCGGGGCCAGGCCTGGGTCATCGCCCAAAGCCTCCAGCGCATGAGCCGCCTAAGGGTGCCCGCCATCGCCCTCATCCTGGGGGAGGGGGGAAGCGGGGGGGCCTTGGCCATCGGGGTGGCCAACCGGGTCCTCATCATGGAAAACGCCTGGTACTCGGTGATCAGCCCCGAGTCCTGCGCCGCCATCCTTTGGCGGGACGCCAAGGAGGCCCCTAAGGCCGCGGAGGCCCTGAAGCTCACCGCCCAGGACCTTCTGGCCCAGAAGGTGGTGGACGCCATCGTCCCCGAGCCCGAGGGCGGGGCCCACAAGGACCCCCTTGGGGCCATCCAGAACATCAAGGAAGCCCTCCTAAGGACCCTGGAGGAGCTCAAGGGGCTTTCCCCGGAGGAGCTTTACCAGGACCGTTACCGCCGCTTCCGCGCCCTGGGGGCCTACGCCGAGTCTTAA